The Hyalangium gracile genome has a segment encoding these proteins:
- a CDS encoding site-specific integrase gives MGKEWIGKWKGGRMFAGKDGRPVYVLRKMINGRNYTIHLDARSEAEAEAELALFLRDPEGYRTRGEAQKIKNESAVYMDAASVARYLEHMQSKGTTERYAKNVGFYLAAWAEDFAGRDLRTVTLQDLLRELKKHKTARKNRITALKSFCAWLREVEGALTAGEDASISLKIPVARPEKSVREKGYSIETIERLYRAISGWEFANFNREETRRRTDVQCVRDVLCIHAKTGMHGTEIERLASGEGKVSLVEETGEIAATVTFIHKSGQVHRQSIDRQTLGAVQRLQARGAAPVDSHIRRVVRRACKAARLPLVRFGELRHSFVTWASECGQEVRPKSGGLPLSAVAAVVGHHSAQTTKRFYENVKVPPMIKIPIKLEHPEDPVVLPVRRAALKLAESA, from the coding sequence ATGGGCAAGGAGTGGATCGGCAAGTGGAAGGGGGGGCGGATGTTCGCGGGCAAGGACGGGCGACCCGTCTATGTGCTGCGCAAGATGATCAACGGGCGGAACTACACGATCCACCTGGACGCACGCAGCGAGGCGGAAGCGGAAGCGGAGCTTGCCCTCTTCCTGAGGGATCCCGAGGGCTACCGCACGCGAGGCGAGGCGCAGAAGATCAAAAACGAGTCCGCCGTCTACATGGACGCGGCCAGCGTAGCCCGCTACCTGGAGCACATGCAGAGCAAGGGGACAACCGAGCGCTACGCTAAGAACGTCGGTTTCTACTTGGCCGCGTGGGCGGAAGACTTCGCGGGGCGCGACCTGCGCACCGTCACTCTTCAGGACCTGCTGCGGGAGTTGAAGAAGCACAAGACCGCACGCAAGAACCGGATTACCGCGCTCAAGTCCTTCTGCGCGTGGCTGCGGGAGGTAGAGGGCGCACTGACTGCGGGCGAGGACGCGTCGATCTCGCTGAAAATCCCTGTGGCCCGTCCCGAGAAGTCCGTGCGGGAGAAGGGTTACAGCATCGAAACGATCGAGCGGCTGTACCGGGCGATCAGTGGGTGGGAATTCGCCAACTTCAACCGCGAGGAGACGCGGCGCCGCACGGACGTTCAATGCGTGCGGGACGTGCTGTGCATCCACGCCAAAACGGGGATGCATGGCACGGAGATCGAACGGCTGGCGAGCGGAGAGGGCAAGGTGTCCCTCGTGGAAGAAACGGGCGAGATCGCCGCAACCGTCACGTTCATTCACAAGAGCGGACAGGTCCACCGCCAGAGCATCGACCGTCAGACGTTGGGAGCGGTGCAACGTCTCCAGGCGCGCGGCGCGGCTCCCGTGGACAGCCATATCCGCCGCGTGGTGCGTCGTGCGTGCAAGGCGGCGCGGCTGCCTCTGGTGCGCTTCGGAGAACTGCGCCATAGCTTCGTAACGTGGGCCTCGGAGTGCGGACAGGAAGTGCGGCCCAAGTCGGGAGGGCTGCCCCTGTCGGCTGTTGCTGCCGTAGTGGGCCACCATTCCGCGCAGACCACGAAACGGTTTTACGAGAACGTGAAGGTGCCCCCGATGATCAAGATCCCGATCAAGCTGGAGCACCCAGAGGATCCCGTCGTGCTGCCTGTCCGCCGTGCTGCGCTCAAATTGGCCGAATCTGCCTGA
- a CDS encoding trypsin-like serine protease: protein MPFDGSVLDAAGTRDFSNRYLSTVIISLQPPLEGADCSGVVVGPRQVLTAAHCVCKPKPPSATHGKPAVVDSSHCPEQAYATTARGDMENRIKEQQLGLSRWPPSSASASAASRSR, encoded by the coding sequence ATGCCCTTTGATGGGAGCGTCCTCGACGCTGCTGGGACAAGGGACTTCAGCAACAGGTATCTTTCAACAGTGATTATCTCGCTCCAGCCACCCTTGGAAGGAGCGGACTGTAGCGGCGTTGTTGTCGGGCCCAGGCAGGTGCTCACCGCTGCTCATTGTGTCTGCAAGCCCAAGCCTCCCTCTGCCACCCATGGCAAGCCTGCGGTGGTGGACAGCAGTCACTGTCCGGAGCAGGCGTATGCGACGACAGCCCGCGGCGACATGGAGAACCGCATCAAGGAGCAGCAACTGGGTCTGTCAAGGTGGCCGCCATCGTCCGCGTCAGCGTCCGCCGCGTCGCGCTCTCGCTGA
- a CDS encoding M1 family metallopeptidase yields MRRFLLPLLALVTLHCAHAPESPAPAAPLPSPATPSWPEPQPPALRLSEAVRPVRYTLDLTMLPSEPTYSGTVTIDLDVREPARQVWLHAQDLEVTQARVLTGGRAVEARPVTASEGRLGVLLAEPLGPGQAQLILSFQGHTERERSQGIYSVEEGGQPYLYTFFEPIDARRAFPCFDEPGFKVPWRLRFTVKQEHVALANSPIASEEQLPGGLKRVTFAESHPMPSYLVAFVVGPFELVEAGLIGRNPVPLRFIVPRGRGAETAYAARVTPRIITLLEDFFDQPYPYEKLDVAVVPRYWGTMEHPGIVALGQPLTLIRPGEETVMRRKAYANIAIHELGHYWFGNVVTCRWWDDIWLNESLTSWLDTKITDQFEPSWNFALDGQANSLAYALRVDSLTATPPLRKPITTNDDIIGSFDNGTTYAKGAALLNMLQGWRGPEPVRDMLRAHVREHAWGVATTEDFVATVDRTLGTDTARVFQSFIEQPGAPRVSATLECKAGAQPLLKLSQERFLPAGSTGSKAQKWNVPVCVRAGRGKDTTRECTVLAAETGELPLSLSGCPSWVLLNAEGTGYYRSGYTREQLAPLLATAAGTLTTSERLTLLGDMKAGVDRGDVLLGEALKVVPSTASDPSRLVLEGGVQFLSSIRIELLPEADQERFRKWVRALYGPRARALGWKSAPGESDDVKALRQQLLMLAAGMGQDPALSQEAGRLARAWLADRKAVEPELARPALQIAARNGDASLFEKILTQARQAQDRNERAELLGLLGGFREPALAKRALELVAGDEFDVRDTQHILRTALYRSETRALAWEFYQRNFDALASRLRSDEAGRLIGVTGVFCEESRRAEVEALLKPRVARLEGGPRELTRSLEAIRVCVESERRNQPGVLEFLRRQ; encoded by the coding sequence ATGCGCCGGTTCCTCCTGCCGCTCCTGGCCCTCGTCACCCTCCACTGCGCCCACGCTCCCGAGTCCCCTGCTCCGGCGGCCCCCCTGCCCTCCCCCGCCACCCCGAGCTGGCCCGAGCCGCAGCCTCCCGCTCTGCGGCTGAGCGAGGCGGTGCGCCCGGTGCGATACACGCTGGACCTGACGATGCTCCCCTCCGAGCCCACCTACTCCGGCACCGTCACCATTGATCTCGACGTGCGCGAGCCCGCGCGTCAGGTGTGGCTGCACGCTCAGGATCTGGAAGTCACCCAGGCGCGAGTCCTCACCGGAGGCCGCGCGGTGGAGGCCAGGCCCGTCACCGCCAGCGAGGGCCGGCTGGGTGTCCTGCTGGCCGAGCCGCTCGGCCCCGGACAGGCCCAGCTCATCCTCTCGTTCCAGGGGCACACGGAGCGCGAGCGCAGCCAGGGCATCTACTCCGTCGAGGAGGGAGGCCAGCCCTACCTCTACACCTTCTTCGAGCCCATCGACGCGCGGCGGGCCTTCCCGTGCTTCGACGAGCCGGGCTTCAAGGTGCCCTGGCGGCTGCGCTTCACGGTGAAGCAGGAGCATGTGGCCCTGGCCAACTCGCCCATCGCCTCGGAGGAGCAGCTGCCCGGCGGCCTCAAGCGCGTCACCTTCGCCGAGAGCCACCCCATGCCCAGCTATCTGGTGGCCTTCGTGGTGGGCCCGTTCGAGCTCGTGGAGGCCGGCCTCATCGGCCGCAATCCCGTGCCGCTGCGCTTCATCGTTCCCCGAGGCCGAGGTGCCGAGACGGCCTACGCGGCCAGGGTCACCCCGCGCATCATCACCCTGCTCGAGGACTTCTTCGATCAGCCCTATCCCTACGAGAAGCTCGATGTGGCGGTGGTGCCTCGCTACTGGGGGACCATGGAGCACCCGGGCATCGTCGCGCTCGGCCAGCCGCTGACGTTGATCCGCCCGGGCGAGGAGACGGTCATGCGCCGCAAGGCCTACGCGAACATCGCCATCCATGAGCTGGGCCACTACTGGTTCGGAAACGTCGTCACCTGCCGGTGGTGGGATGACATCTGGCTCAACGAGTCCCTCACCTCGTGGCTGGACACGAAGATCACCGACCAGTTCGAGCCATCCTGGAACTTCGCGCTGGACGGACAGGCGAACTCGCTCGCGTATGCGCTTCGAGTGGACTCGCTCACCGCCACGCCGCCCCTGCGCAAGCCCATCACCACGAACGATGACATCATCGGCTCGTTCGACAACGGCACCACGTATGCGAAGGGCGCCGCGCTGCTCAACATGTTGCAGGGCTGGCGCGGCCCGGAGCCCGTGCGCGACATGCTGCGCGCCCACGTGAGGGAGCACGCCTGGGGAGTCGCCACCACGGAGGACTTCGTGGCCACGGTGGACAGGACGCTGGGCACCGACACGGCTCGCGTCTTCCAGAGCTTCATCGAGCAGCCAGGCGCGCCGCGCGTCTCCGCGACGCTCGAGTGCAAGGCGGGAGCGCAGCCCCTGCTGAAGCTCTCGCAGGAGCGCTTCCTGCCCGCCGGCTCCACCGGCTCGAAGGCACAAAAGTGGAACGTCCCCGTGTGCGTGCGCGCGGGCCGGGGCAAGGACACCACGCGCGAGTGCACGGTGCTGGCGGCGGAGACGGGCGAGCTGCCCCTGTCGCTGTCCGGCTGCCCCTCGTGGGTGCTGCTCAACGCGGAAGGAACCGGCTACTACCGCTCGGGCTATACGCGAGAGCAGCTCGCCCCCCTGTTGGCGACCGCGGCTGGCACGCTCACGACCTCCGAGCGGCTGACGCTCCTGGGAGACATGAAGGCCGGAGTGGACCGGGGGGACGTGCTCCTGGGCGAGGCGCTGAAGGTGGTTCCCTCCACCGCCTCGGATCCCAGCCGTCTCGTCCTCGAGGGAGGTGTCCAGTTCCTGTCCTCCATCCGCATCGAGCTGCTCCCCGAGGCGGACCAGGAGCGTTTCCGGAAGTGGGTGCGAGCCCTCTACGGCCCCCGGGCTCGCGCGCTGGGCTGGAAGAGCGCCCCCGGAGAGAGCGATGACGTGAAGGCCTTGCGCCAGCAGCTCCTCATGCTCGCGGCCGGGATGGGGCAGGACCCCGCGCTGAGCCAGGAGGCGGGGCGACTGGCGAGGGCGTGGCTGGCGGACCGCAAGGCCGTGGAGCCGGAGCTGGCCCGGCCGGCGTTGCAGATCGCGGCTCGCAACGGAGACGCGAGCCTCTTCGAGAAGATCCTCACACAGGCGCGTCAGGCGCAGGACCGCAACGAGCGCGCGGAGTTGCTCGGCCTGCTCGGAGGCTTCCGAGAGCCCGCGCTGGCGAAGAGGGCCCTGGAGCTGGTGGCGGGGGATGAGTTCGACGTGCGCGACACCCAGCACATCCTGCGCACGGCCCTCTACAGATCGGAGACCCGCGCACTGGCCTGGGAGTTCTACCAGCGGAACTTCGACGCGCTCGCGAGCAGGCTGCGCTCGGACGAGGCAGGCCGGCTCATCGGCGTCACGGGAGTCTTCTGCGAGGAGTCGCGGCGCGCGGAGGTGGAAGCGCTGCTGAAGCCTCGCGTGGCGCGGCTCGAGGGCGGCCCGCGAGAGCTCACCCGCTCGCTCGAGGCCATCCGCGTGTGCGTGGAGTCCGAGCGCCGCAACCAGCCTGGAGTCCTGGAGTTCCTGCGCCGCCAGTAG
- a CDS encoding bifunctional helix-turn-helix transcriptional regulator/GNAT family N-acetyltransferase: protein MEIDLLAGFGVGFLGSRLKRLAERMQADAAEVARSLDLPVQPAQISLLMTIRLHGPITVGELAERLQLAQPTVTRALGTLEDFVEAQRSPGDQRSKRLALTKKGEALMVRIQTQLLPRIEPAAASLVEGLSGDFMQGLAQVEARLAESSLLSRIEAAGPPAMWARDFSDDLADAFYRINAEWIEDMFALEENDIALLSRPRELILDKGGVVLFAETPELGVVGTCALMVSKDGWVELTKMGVLKSARGLKVGEFLLAKTLERASSLGFGKVYLLTNKKCAAAIHLYEKRGFVHDAEIMRLFGARYERCDVAMSYRPRG from the coding sequence ATGGAAATCGATCTTCTGGCGGGGTTTGGCGTGGGCTTCCTGGGCAGCCGGCTCAAGCGCCTGGCCGAGCGGATGCAGGCCGACGCCGCCGAAGTGGCCCGATCGCTGGACCTGCCGGTCCAGCCGGCCCAGATCTCGCTGCTGATGACAATCCGCCTGCATGGCCCGATCACGGTGGGCGAGCTGGCCGAGCGCTTACAGTTGGCCCAACCCACGGTGACCCGCGCTCTCGGGACACTGGAAGACTTCGTCGAAGCGCAGCGCTCGCCGGGCGACCAGCGCTCGAAGCGCCTGGCGCTGACGAAGAAGGGCGAGGCCTTGATGGTCCGCATCCAGACGCAGCTGTTGCCGCGCATCGAGCCCGCCGCCGCCTCGCTGGTCGAGGGGCTGTCGGGCGATTTCATGCAGGGCCTGGCCCAGGTGGAGGCGCGGCTGGCCGAGTCCTCGCTGCTGAGCCGGATCGAGGCCGCCGGTCCGCCCGCGATGTGGGCGCGTGACTTCTCCGACGACCTGGCCGACGCCTTCTATCGGATCAACGCCGAATGGATCGAGGACATGTTCGCCCTCGAGGAGAACGACATCGCCCTCCTGTCGAGGCCGCGCGAGCTGATCCTCGACAAGGGCGGGGTGGTGCTGTTCGCCGAGACGCCGGAGCTGGGCGTGGTCGGGACCTGTGCCCTGATGGTGTCCAAGGACGGCTGGGTCGAGCTGACCAAGATGGGTGTCCTGAAGAGCGCCCGGGGCCTGAAGGTCGGCGAGTTCCTGCTCGCCAAGACCCTGGAGCGCGCCTCCAGCCTGGGCTTCGGCAAGGTCTATCTGCTGACCAACAAGAAGTGCGCGGCGGCCATCCATCTCTATGAGAAGCGGGGCTTCGTGCACGACGCCGAGATCATGCGGCTGTTTGGGGCGCGCTACGAGCGATGCGACGTGGCGATGTCGTACCGACCGAGGGGGTAG
- a CDS encoding RNA polymerase sigma factor: MDATRREELFRTWAHEHLGILLKVARAFALSPTDREDLLQDLLSTLWEALPSFRAGSKASTFIYRVAHNRALNWQRSRTRYWRRIQPLEALPDAELPGPPEDDSRERLTLLYEAIHALAPLDRTLVLLSLDGLPYSEIAEVTGLTENHIGVRLTRARQRLKDTLSQRRQ; this comes from the coding sequence ATGGATGCCACACGCCGCGAAGAGCTGTTCCGAACTTGGGCCCATGAGCACCTCGGCATCCTGCTCAAGGTGGCCCGGGCCTTCGCGCTCTCCCCCACGGATCGGGAGGATTTGCTGCAGGACCTGCTCTCCACGCTCTGGGAGGCGCTCCCCTCCTTCCGGGCGGGGAGCAAGGCGTCCACCTTCATCTACCGCGTGGCCCACAACCGCGCCCTCAACTGGCAGCGCAGCCGCACCCGGTACTGGCGGCGCATCCAGCCGCTGGAGGCGCTGCCCGATGCCGAGCTGCCAGGCCCCCCGGAGGACGACTCCCGCGAGCGGCTGACACTGCTCTACGAGGCCATCCACGCCCTGGCGCCCCTGGACCGGACGCTCGTCCTGCTCTCGCTCGACGGCCTGCCCTATAGCGAGATCGCCGAGGTGACGGGGCTGACCGAGAACCACATCGGCGTGCGGCTCACCCGGGCGCGCCAGCGGCTCAAGGACACACTCTCTCAGCGGAGGCAATGA
- a CDS encoding peptidoglycan-binding protein, translated as MAHHKIGPKAVILKAGSHGPAVRKLENELKEQGLLKGPADGRYDKRTAEAVKRFEHRNDRKEDGKVGSWIWNKLNLGDRFEGGGSNPGGGQVHGGNGGTGTHAPNTAGDTGKTGTFRTVTANIKSNPEMPQSQVVHDVRKAAAQGDLIGWQEIGPSRYFDAIKGLGKEWGHYMPKDGNLRIPVPISWKKSEWDLQDSGFKRTHNGKAKVSPHRYITWVKLKNKETGEEVVRMNTHLVSGAWTKSKLDRPSTPWRQEMWKKHMAQLDSMVERFEKQGHKVVVGGDFNRNHYKVLGNDVVYDNKLNVGTHGKSTLDYLMHTRDPELKHVRTQYERRLHSDHDAVVATYRLK; from the coding sequence ATGGCACATCACAAGATTGGTCCCAAGGCCGTCATCCTGAAGGCCGGTTCGCACGGCCCGGCGGTGCGGAAACTCGAGAACGAACTGAAGGAGCAGGGGCTGCTCAAAGGTCCCGCCGACGGACGCTACGACAAGCGGACGGCCGAAGCGGTGAAGCGCTTCGAGCACCGCAATGACCGCAAGGAGGACGGGAAGGTTGGCAGCTGGATCTGGAACAAGCTCAACCTCGGCGATCGCTTCGAGGGCGGAGGCTCCAACCCGGGCGGCGGCCAGGTGCACGGAGGCAACGGTGGCACCGGAACCCACGCGCCGAACACTGCGGGCGACACCGGCAAGACCGGGACGTTCCGGACGGTGACCGCGAACATCAAATCCAACCCGGAGATGCCGCAGAGCCAGGTCGTCCACGACGTGCGCAAGGCCGCGGCGCAGGGCGATCTGATCGGCTGGCAGGAGATTGGCCCCTCCCGGTACTTCGACGCGATCAAGGGGCTCGGCAAGGAGTGGGGCCACTACATGCCGAAGGACGGCAACCTCCGCATCCCGGTTCCGATCTCCTGGAAGAAGTCCGAGTGGGACCTCCAGGACTCGGGCTTCAAGCGCACCCACAACGGCAAGGCCAAGGTGTCGCCGCACCGGTACATCACCTGGGTGAAGCTGAAGAACAAGGAGACGGGGGAAGAGGTCGTCCGGATGAACACGCACCTCGTCTCCGGCGCCTGGACGAAGTCCAAGCTGGACCGTCCCTCCACCCCCTGGCGGCAGGAGATGTGGAAGAAGCACATGGCGCAGCTCGACTCGATGGTCGAGCGCTTCGAGAAGCAGGGGCACAAGGTCGTGGTGGGCGGCGACTTCAACCGCAACCACTACAAGGTGCTCGGTAACGACGTGGTCTACGACAACAAGCTCAACGTCGGGACCCACGGCAAGAGCACGCTCGACTACCTGATGCACACCCGGGACCCGGAGTTGAAGCACGTCCGGACGCAGTACGAGCGCCGCCTCCACTCCGACCACGACGCGGTCGTGGCGACCTACCGGCTCAAGTAG
- a CDS encoding glycoside hydrolase family 43 protein, giving the protein MKKPSRFPALVFVSAVSAFASGCGYEGPGPQEGDESLSTVGDALACSTRVTYGDRWIRPSGHPAQYDIAANLVTWDGTCVNEGTNSYAVLSNGWKPYFTGNNACVLALDTDCSGATTCSTRISYSAAWLPPAGHTARFDDVGGRVFWDRGCTNEGTNSYATLSNGWKPYFTGNNKCGMSFRYTGCGGLYQNPVVPVGCADPGVIHDGTRYVAACTSGGAANAFPLRTSQDLVSWTSAGHIFPSTGKPTWATGDFWAPEIHKVGTRFIAYYTARHSNGKLSIGAATSASALGPFTDLGRPLVHDTAMGMIDATYFKDTAGTPYLVWKADGNAVGQATPIYGQQLSADGLSLVGTRRTLISNNLAWEGGVVEAPWVVARGGYYYLFYSGNAYYNSTYAVGVARATSPLGPYTKLGAPILKTGAGWVGPGHNSVVTGPGGDTYMVYHAWDSAHTDRMMLVDAITWPNGWPAVPEGPSADSRPMP; this is encoded by the coding sequence ATGAAGAAACCCTCGCGTTTCCCGGCCCTTGTCTTCGTGAGCGCCGTCTCGGCGTTCGCTTCCGGCTGTGGGTATGAAGGTCCCGGCCCCCAGGAGGGCGACGAGTCCCTGTCCACCGTGGGTGACGCGCTCGCCTGCAGCACGCGTGTCACCTACGGCGACCGGTGGATCCGTCCCTCCGGCCACCCGGCCCAGTACGACATCGCGGCGAATCTGGTGACGTGGGACGGCACCTGCGTCAACGAGGGCACCAACTCCTACGCCGTGCTCTCGAATGGCTGGAAGCCGTACTTCACCGGCAACAACGCCTGCGTGCTGGCGCTCGACACGGACTGCTCGGGCGCCACCACGTGCTCCACGCGCATCTCCTACAGCGCGGCGTGGCTGCCCCCCGCGGGGCACACGGCCCGGTTCGATGACGTGGGCGGACGCGTCTTCTGGGACCGGGGCTGCACCAACGAGGGCACCAACTCCTACGCGACCCTCTCCAACGGCTGGAAGCCGTACTTCACCGGTAACAACAAGTGCGGCATGTCGTTCCGGTACACGGGCTGCGGCGGGCTGTACCAGAACCCCGTCGTCCCCGTGGGCTGCGCGGACCCGGGCGTCATCCATGACGGGACGCGGTACGTGGCGGCCTGCACGTCGGGCGGCGCCGCCAACGCCTTCCCCCTTCGCACCTCCCAGGACCTGGTGAGCTGGACGTCCGCCGGCCACATCTTCCCGTCCACCGGCAAGCCCACGTGGGCCACGGGCGACTTCTGGGCGCCGGAGATCCACAAGGTGGGCACGCGCTTCATCGCGTACTACACCGCGCGGCACTCGAACGGAAAACTGTCCATCGGCGCGGCCACCTCGGCCAGCGCGCTGGGGCCCTTCACCGACCTGGGCCGGCCCCTGGTGCATGACACCGCCATGGGCATGATTGACGCCACCTACTTCAAGGACACCGCCGGCACGCCGTACCTCGTGTGGAAGGCGGACGGCAACGCGGTGGGCCAGGCGACGCCCATCTATGGCCAGCAGCTGTCGGCGGACGGCCTGTCGTTGGTGGGCACGCGCCGCACGCTCATCAGCAACAACCTCGCCTGGGAGGGCGGCGTCGTCGAGGCGCCGTGGGTCGTCGCGCGGGGCGGCTACTACTACCTCTTCTACAGCGGCAACGCGTACTACAACAGCACCTACGCGGTGGGTGTGGCCCGCGCCACCAGCCCGCTGGGCCCGTACACGAAGCTCGGCGCGCCCATCCTCAAGACGGGCGCCGGGTGGGTGGGCCCGGGGCACAACTCGGTCGTCACCGGGCCCGGGGGCGACACGTACATGGTCTACCACGCGTGGGACAGCGCCCATACCGACCGCATGATGCTGGTCGACGCCATCACCTGGCCCAACGGCTGGCCCGCGGTGCCCGAGGGGCCCTCGGCCGACTCGCGGCCCATGCCGTGA